In Candidatus Zixiibacteriota bacterium, the DNA window TTTTCTCACCCTGAAGCGCCCGTTTCTCGGTCAGATCCTGGCTCACTTCCAGCGTCCCGAGATATTTCCCCTCCGGCGAGCGCAGGGCGAAATACTCGATACTTATAAAGCGCCCTTTCATATTGATATGAAATGCCGCCCGCTCCTGCTTGCCGGAATGGAAATCATCCAGAATCTTCTGCACTATATGTACGCTCGACGGCGGATGGCAGAGCTGCACCTGACGTCCCAGTATCGCCCGGTTCCGCTCAAAAATCCGCTCTTTCCCTTGCGTGAAATACCGCACCGTGTCATTCTTATCGACAAAAGTCAGGTCAAACGGAATCGTGTTCAAAATAGCCGTCAATTCATCAGGGGTCATGCTCCCGCTGGGCAGTTGTATTCTGCCGGCAGTCTCAGGAGCCGCCTCTCTCACGGTTACTCCCGATGGTTTCCATGTCACCTGCGGGTCATACAGGCAGAATCCTATCTCAAGGCTCTGATTATTAATATGATACCACTCCTCCTCACTGAGCGTATCAAGGCACATCGGGAAAAGAATCTGCTCTTCTTTGTAAATCATCTCTTCGATGGAATTCCAGGCCGGCTGTAAGACCAGGTCAATCACCGTTTTGGCTTCGCCGGCGGCAATCTGAGCGGTCTCTTTCAAGGCTTCAATCGCCCCGGAAAGGTGCTCTCGGGCTTCGTCATGCTTTCCCCACATCACCGCGGGAGGTCCTGTGATGCCGTGCTTTTCCAGATATGGAAACAGCAGATTCTCTTTACGGCGGTAATG includes these proteins:
- a CDS encoding PAS domain-containing protein — protein: HYRRKENLLFPYLEKHGITGPPAVMWGKHDEAREHLSGAIEALKETAQIAAGEAKTVIDLVLQPAWNSIEEMIYKEEQILFPMCLDTLSEEEWYHINNQSLEIGFCLYDPQVTWKPSGVTVREAAPETAGRIQLPSGSMTPDELTAILNTIPFDLTFVDKNDTVRYFTQGKERIFERNRAILGRQVQLCHPPSSVHIVQKILDDFHSGKQERAAFHINMKGRFISIEYFALRSPEGKYLGTLEVSQDLTEKRALQGEKRILSYEEEVTS